Proteins co-encoded in one Dreissena polymorpha isolate Duluth1 chromosome 12, UMN_Dpol_1.0, whole genome shotgun sequence genomic window:
- the LOC127853165 gene encoding protein quiver-like, translating into MNKNIWIRLAWAFVLVFETVKTVQGLKCYECDDCVDPFNKNKATEVTCDTSCGKAKETTGSNQAVARGCLDKKIDNGCATGEFKKVKGSICACNKDLCNAGNQPQVSIIPVVAGAAAVLTKLLLKQL; encoded by the exons ATGAACAAGAACATTTGGATACGTCTTGCTTGGGCATTTGTGCTCGTTTTTGAAACAG TGAAAACGGTCCAGGGGCTTAAATGCTATGAGTGCGATGACTGTGTCGATCCGTTTAACAAAAACAAGGCAACGGAAGTCACGTGTGATACCAGTTGCGGAAAAGCAAAAGAGACGACAGGGAGTAACCAAG CGGTTGCAAGAGGGTGTCTTGACAAAAAGATTGACAATGGATGTGCTACTGGAGAATTCAAGAAGGTAAAGGGCAGTATTTGTGCCTGCAACAAGGACCTGTGTAACGCCGGGAACCAGCCCCAGGTGTCTATCATTCCGGTGGTGGCAGGAGCAGCTGCAGTCCTTACAAAGCTGCTACTGAAGCAGC